cgcTTGCGAGCCGAAACATCCTGGGTACCTGATGCAGTAGCCGCATCGTCGCCACCTAGAGACTCGCCGAGcgcctcgagctgcatTCCAATCTCTTCCTGTCGTCGACGCAGGTTCTCGTCCAGATCAAtctcgagcatcgagcGTTGattctcgagctcggacaACGCGTTAGACTTGTCTGCTAGCTCACGCTTCTGCAGGTCTTGACGCGAATGCAGTGtttcgagctgagcagcttcttgcgTGGTGAGACCTTGTGACATAGGCGTGCTCAGCTCCTCTTGCAATCCGGCTCGCTCCGTCTGTGCTGCTTTCAGCTCGAGACTCTGGTCGGCTTCGCGACGTTCGATGCTGTGCAGGCGCTGCGCGAGGtcttccgcctcgacacgtgcacgctgcagctggtcCGTGAGCGGACCACGCGAGTTTCGCGCTTCGTCgcgtcgatgctgcaaCGTGTACATTTCGCCCATCAGGCTCGTGATCtcctgctcgatctcggtcaaTCGCCGTCGAACCTCATCCTGCTTGGCCGTGTCCGCCTCGCTCTGCGTCTTCCACTTGCGTACATCCATAACCGCATCCAGTCGACTTCGTCTTGGGTCCTGGTAACCACCGGAAAGCGCTCCCTTGCGCTCAACCTTGTCACCATCCAGTGTGACCGCATTCACACCGTGACTGCGCACGTACGCCGCGGCGATCTCGAGGTTCTGGCAGACAATGCTGCGTCCGAAAATCTGCTGGAATGCGGGCGTCAGTGCCTTGTCGAACCGAAGCTTCTTGACAATCGGAACCGCATCTTGCGTCGTGGCAAAGTCGATCTCCTTGGGACGTAATCGGTTCAGAGGCATAAAGGTGACGCGACCACTCTTTTCGCGGTTCATGACTTCGAGCAGTCTGCTTGCAGTTTCATCCGTGTCGACAACCACGTGGAAGAGCGAAGCACCAGCGACCACCTCGACGGGTGTTTTGTACGTGTCGTCCACCGAAAACAGCTGGTAGATGGGACCCTTGACGTTGTCCTTCAATCCGAGCTGTTCGGCCGTCTTTTCTACAGAGAGCAAACCCTGAACGGTAGCCTTGTCCATCATGCCTACCAGTTTGCGCTGTGCGTTGGAAAGCTCGGTACCGGCGAATGCGAGCGAAGATCGGAGCGACTCTTCCTCCTTCCACAGGTCCTTGCGTATTTCCGAAAGCTCGTCACGGCGGTCTCGCTTGGCGGCGTATTCGTTGGCCAACTGCTGAACTGTGTCCTTTCGGCTTTCGAGGCTTTCCTCGGTCTCTTGGATCTTGCGAAGCGTCGCGTTCCTCTGCTCTATGATGCTTGCACGTTCGCGACCGGTCTCGTCCATGCGCATCTGCTGTGAGCGCAGGAATTGGTCGAGACTGCCGATCTTGGATCGCAGGTATTCGTCACGATCCTGCTGGTTGCGGAACTGAGCCGAACGACCTTGCTTGGAGTACAGTGCCGAGACTCGTGCCTTTGTCTCTTCGAGGGCGGTacgcagctgctcggcttgcgcgtggagcgcatcgaggtgaggtcgaagctgctcgagctgcgcttgcttctgctggaTCTCGACACGGATACGCGCGAGTTCGGTCTCGAGTGCGCCGCGTCGATCGGCACGCTTTTCGCCGACCTCTTCGAGTTCTTCGAcgagcgactcgatctgcgcaagATGCTTGGCAACATCACGCctctcgtgctcgagctgattTTTTTCAAGcgtgcgctgctcgataGTCTGACCGGTTTCGGCGAGTTCTGCTTCAAGGCgcgcgagcagcttttCGCGCTCGTTGAACTCGCTTCGTCGGAGGTTGgaagcgtcgacgtcgCGTCTacgctcctcttcgagcttttcaagcagctcggcacactcggcaagctcgcgcTGGTGCAAGCTGTACTCGATACATCTGCGCTCGCGGTCCTTTTCGTAGTATTCGCGAAGCTCCTccttttcgtcgtcgagtTCGCGCAGACGGCTTTCGATGTATTTGAGCAGATCATCGATCTTGGATCGCTTTGCACTCGTATCTTCCATGATCTTGAGCGACTCGGCTCGGCGCTGTTCGTAGACACGCGTACCGGCCACTTCTTTGAGCAGACCGAGACGCTCGTGATCCTTTGCATTAGTGAGGTGGGTGATCCTGCCCTGAGGAACAATGTAGTACGGGTTGCTGCGAGAGAAGCCGGCGGACTCGAGCAGGTTGGCCACATCGGCTTTCGAGGCGGACTTGCGGTCGATGCTATACTCGTCCTTTTTGAGACCGATGGTTCTTCGGAGGATGACTTCGGTACCGTTGGTGGGGAAGCGGTTGTCACTATTGTCAAACACGATTTCTACGAAAGCAGAAAGCGTAGCCGAGGtagagctcgagctgtcATGGAGGAGCGACTGCCTTTCCTCACGCGACATGGAGGTGTAGGCGTCAGAAAGCACGAATCGGATGGCCGAGAAGAAGTTGGACTTGCCCGAACCATTTCGACCGACGACCACATTGTGATGCGGAGAAAACGGCTCTACGGCGGTCTGGTCTCGATACGACTTGAAGCCCTGGATGGTGAGGGTCTTGATGTACATGCTGGGCGATCGAAAAGGATCTTGTGGATTATGGAAGATCTATGACCGAGGGACGACCATGACCGCGTCAAATCAAGCAAGGATGCAAGTAGTAGGCTCGAGACTACCACGCTGATGTGTTGACTGTGTCAAAACGTTGAGCagaggatgatgatggaACAAGTTGAGAAAGCGCAGTCGAGCTGCATTCGTCATTCACCTAGCCTCGAAAGAGCCAAAAAGAGCAacacgaatcgtcaatcgtcaatcaaACGCACGCATCTCagcagagcgagcgagccCAAAGCGACAACCCAAACCGGCAACACATCAGCAGTCCAAAAGAGAGGCGTAAAGTGGAAACGCGACGCGCGCGTacgtcgtgcgtgtcaattacgaattacgaattcacgattctaTCCTTCCTCGTGCATCTGCGGTTTAACACTCAACCCCTcgaaattcgtgattcatatACAAGCTCGCTAGCTttgacactcgtgactcaaaGACTCGTAACCTCTCACGAAGCcagcaaacacgaaacacgaatcacgaatcgtgaatggctccaacactcgtgactcgtgactcataTCGAGGCCccgtcgagctcatctcgaGGCGGTGCTTGTAATACAATTTGCAGTCAGGGACGCCAGACAAGCCGGATCAGTGCAGTAGCATCTAGAGAGTGCACAGACAGAACATTCGGGCTTTGTCGAGCACCGAGCGGTGGATGCAAGAAATGCGTATTGGTGATGCGCCAGTAAGGGGATGATTCTTATCCGTCGAGGTCCATTCCGCTAGGCTGTGCAGCTGCCTTTCtggccttcttggccttggccaATTccctcttgcgcttcttcttgtcggcAGCGGCTTGGATGGCGCTCTGGTCTGACTGAGGAGTCCCCGCCTGCCGCACTAACCTCTGCGCCAACGGCAGACCACCGAGACGTTTGCCCAACACCGTATGCTTGCCCGTCGCTGCAATCGCCTTGGCGCGAGCCTCGTCCCgcgccttcttcttggcttccTCTTCACGTAGCTTTTTCGCTTGTTCGGGCGTCAACAGACGGTTGACGAGCGGTTCGGGGATTCGCTGAGCTAGAGACTGCGGCTTGGTTGCGGCCATCGCGGTGGCTTTCTTGCCAGTCGCAGagtcggcagcagcgttggtcGCTTTAGCGCTCTTGTTCTTGCCAGGAACGTTGCTCGCTGCGACAGCAGTGGCTTTGCCGCCCGCATCTGCTTTCTTGTGGGCGCTCGCTGCACCGTTTGACTGTTTGGCGCGAGGTTCGACGAGCCTAGCGGTGTTTGCGCGCGAGCGCATACTAGCAGGGCCGGTAGGGATAGCGGCAGTcacagcagctgccggGCTAGGCGTGTATGGCAgcgcagcaggagcagggATCAAGTGATCCGCCTTGCGACGAGGCCGCTGCTCAACAGCTTGGGCGGGAGCGCGACCGAACTGGCTGTAAGGTTCGCGTGGTACGTCGGGTCTGCGGATGGTCACTGACAGAATCCTTCCGTCGGCAAGAGCTCCGTTGAACTTTGCTGCCGCACTCTCGGCATCCTCTCGCCTGTCGAAGGCGACTTCAAAAGCGACTGTGGGGTGGGTTGCAGAAGGCGGCGGGCGCAACCTCACCTCTTCGACACGGCCGAACATGCCGAACGTGAGACGAACATCTTCGGTCGACGTGCCTGCAGCGAGATTCGAAATGACGATCCACGTGGGCCCACTGGTTCCGCGAATGCTCAGCTCTGGAGCtgtgctcgacatgctgGCTGGAGACTGAACAGGTTGTACGGCGTATTCTTCACGAGCAGCCGCACCGACGCGAGCCCTCGAGTCGCGCGCATACGGATCGCTACGACGTGCAGCACGAGCATTGGCAGGCGCGTTCCTGCGTCCGCCTCTACGGCTCGCATCGTGCATAGGTACGTCCATGATTTCTGTTCTGCAGTGCTCTTTGCGTACGATCCACGTTTGGATGGGATGCCGAGCCAGTTGCAGGGCGCGCCGAGTCGGAAGTGTACAGCTTAGCCCTGAAAGTGAATACCAAGATGGATGCTGACGCGATAAAAGACGGCAACAGAAACGACGCTGCCTAGTCCCAACGTGGTGGTGGTCATGACGATATGCACAGAGCCATGGTCCAGTTGATCTTCCAGCTCGGAACGAATATCCCAGCAAAAgagcattcacgattcttcgATCGATGATCGCCTCAGCGCTTTTGGCTGAAATagtgaatcatgaatcgtgaatactgGCCAAAGCGCGTCGTGCGCGAGTTGAGCTGTATGAGGATCAGCTAGGTGTCGATCTAACATGACTCACCTttggaatcacgaatatgaGCTTTTCTGGCTCGTTggtgaatctgtgaatccCTCGTGCCTTGAGCTTGGGTGCTTGACGCTacgccttcttcttttcgGACCTTGCTATGGAAGCGGAATCGTACACGAGCCAGACCACACAACCGGACATAGAGAGCTAGCCGATCTGGCAAATTCAACCACGTTGTAGCCTTGTCAATCAAGACCGggaaaagaagaagagaaaGAAACGAAATGTGATCGTACTTGGTATCGTCGTGAGGGGGCATGAACCGGAATATGTGTTACTACAAAACAAGGCAGACCACAAGAACAGCCACGATGCATCAAAGGAATGTGTAGAGGCAGTAAGGGGGCATGCGAAGGACAAAGAATCCGGACAAAATCAAGATGACAGTTGACGGGCAAAAGGATGATGGATGTTTTGCATCATGGTTTGCCTGTAAGCGTCATGTTGAATCGAGCAAGATCTTTGCCCGCCAAGATCCAAGCGGTGAGGCCAACAAACACGACCCcggcggcggcgagcgTCTGTGGGCCAATGGCGCGTTCCTGAGCGTTGCGGCTGTCTGCAccgccatctcgagcgTGACGTGAGTGAGGATGGTGCTGATCGTGCTTGATCGGATGCGAGTCTAGAGCGGACGCATCGTTTGCGGCCACGTCGGTCGCTAGATCGGGCGTGGTGATTTCGGTGGAATCGGATGGACGTGTTGAGGTCGAGTCGGCTATGCTTCGGACAGACTGACTGGTAGATaaggcgtcgtcgtcgggGCTGCGGTGAGGCAACCTTGAGCGCGATGCGTGGTTCCAACGCTCGTAGTCATCCGAGTCTCGGCTTTCGCGTTCAAGCATCAAGCCCGCCGTGGCGCTGCCGTAGAGCAGGGAGCGAAGCGCACTGTTGACGTGCCGTTTGCTGCGACGGCCATTGCCTCGCTTTGAacggctgctgttgctgttgggTCCGTTGAGACtgagcgaagacgaggacgaagctCTCATTGCACCGTCTGCAGTCGACGCATCTTGTGGCtgcgaggacgaggactCAAAGTCGGGcgatgctggcgatgctggcgctgctggcgctgctgctgctgctgctgtaaCGCCGCTGGCGGTGctgtcttgctcttgctcgtccgCCTCAGCaccgtcatcgtcgccgtTCAACTCTTCTTCCATGCGACGATTGGCTTCATCCCAGGCTCGCACCACCTGACGTAACTCGTCACGCTCTGTCTGCAAGCCTTTGCGCTCCTTGCGCCAGCTCTCTTCAAACTCGGTCCGAAATTCGGTCCAGCGTCCCTCGATAccgttgagcagctcggcagTGGACTGTTGGGATGCCAATGTAGAAGGCGGTGCTGCGGCGTTCTGTTCGACCTCCTTCTCGAGGATATGCACGcgttgctcgagcgtctttACCGTGTCGGTGACCTGCGCATGCTGGTCCTGCAGTCC
The Mycosarcoma maydis chromosome 14, whole genome shotgun sequence DNA segment above includes these coding regions:
- a CDS encoding putative cohesin subunit protein, giving the protein MYIKTLTIQGFKSYRDQTAVEPFSPHHNVVVGRNGSGKSNFFSAIRFVLSDAYTSMSREERQSLLHDSSSSTSATLSAFVEIVFDNSDNRFPTNGTEVILRRTIGLKKDEYSIDRKSASKADVANLLESAGFSRSNPYYIVPQGRITHLTNAKDHERLGLLKEVAGTRVYEQRRAESLKIMEDTSAKRSKIDDLLKYIESRLRELDDEKEELREYYEKDRERRCIEYSLHQRELAECAELLEKLEEERRRDVDASNLRRSEFNEREKLLARLEAELAETGQTIEQRTLEKNQLEHERRDVAKHLAQIESLVEELEEVGEKRADRRGALETELARIRVEIQQKQAQLEQLRPHLDALHAQAEQLRTALEETKARVSALYSKQGRSAQFRNQQDRDEYLRSKIGSLDQFLRSQQMRMDETGRERASIIEQRNATLRKIQETEESLESRKDTVQQLANEYAAKRDRRDELSEIRKDLWKEEESLRSSLAFAGTELSNAQRKLVGMMDKATVQGLLSVEKTAEQLGLKDNVKGPIYQLFSVDDTYKTPVEVVAGASLFHVVVDTDETASRLLEVMNREKSGRVTFMPLNRLRPKEIDFATTQDAVPIVKKLRFDKALTPAFQQIFGRSIVCQNLEIAAAYVRSHGVNAVTLDGDKVERKGALSGGYQDPRRSRLDAVMDVRKWKTQSEADTAKQDEVRRRLTEIEQEITSLMGEMYTLQHRRDEARNSRGPLTDQLQRARVEAEDLAQRLHSIERREADQSLELKAAQTERAGLQEELSTPMSQGLTTQEAAQLETLHSRQDLQKRELADKSNALSELENQRSMLEIDLDENLRRRQEEIGMQLEALGESLGGDDAATASGTQDVSARKREIEALRRRIAEREKRIKAIETELDHLSQSIQDTQAKYEKTKADQAEDARSIARQQKNVERYLSKRSRLLEQRDRCNQDIRDLGVLPEEAFEKYINTNADKLLKNLHKVNERLKKYSHVNKKAVEQYNSFTKQRDQLLERRGELEQSAESIQELIDVLDQRKDEAIERTFKQVSKYFEEVFEKLVPAGRGRLIMQRRADIAGGGSGGGGGVADESEDDGAPVESYTGVSIKVSFNSKLDEGLRIQQLSGGQKSLVALATVFAIQKCDPAPFYLFDEIDANLDALYRTAVANMIKELAENAQFITTTFRPEMVTVAKKHYGVLFDANKVSSIRSISRDEAHEFVEAAATTEPAR